One region of Armigeres subalbatus isolate Guangzhou_Male chromosome 3, GZ_Asu_2, whole genome shotgun sequence genomic DNA includes:
- the LOC134225795 gene encoding peroxisomal biogenesis factor 3 produces the protein MLAAIKDFFYRHRRKFITTGVLLGSGIFLIKIVQYKLREFQERQAKEIAEKFKRMQHFESTERTCNQTIVGLSPTVSDKALKDLSTSEVLEKLRSNPDNKLELWDELKILAFSRIVALVYAASMLAVTLKAQINLLGGYLYKDTVGQDDKQITLDIQTMYLSTIQYFMGDGLDRLMEVIRRNVTEVMQRYSLKQQLSLADAETLFWSIQMALNNDEQSPTKNIAKYTLPQEVNRNDVLGQMHDETLDVLESAELIDVCLSNVTNGFSLIVDKLAEYYAEAEPSQTIPSTSKSALNVDSLSNINNIKISLAKLIPIVNGLTSKALGSLVGGGPSGASNGLNGLEVRRNDMMSSLVARFMQSEKLKTLGVNVYETFCQ, from the coding sequence ATGTTGGCTGCTATCAAAGATTTCTTCTACCGTCATCGGAGGAAGTTTATTACGACGGGCGTTCTTCTGGGGAGTGGAATATTTCTGATCAAAATCGTCCAGTACAAATTACGCGAGTTCCAGGAACGACAGGCGAAAGAAATTGCCGAGAAGTTCAAACGGATGCAACATTTCGAATCGACGGAACGGACATGCAACCAAACGATAGTGGGGCTTTCTCCCACTGTTTCGGACAAAGCACTGAAGGACTTGAGCACTTCGGAGGTTTTGGAAAAACTTCGTTCCAACCCGGATAACAAACTGGAGCTTTGGGACGAGCTTAAGATTTTAGCGTTCAGCAGAATTGTGGCACTCGTTTATGCTGCATCGATGCTGGCCGTGACCCTAAAGGCCCAGATCAATTTGCTCGGGGGATATTTGTACAAGGATACAGTCGGACAGGACGATAAGCAAATTACGCTGGACATTCAAACTATGTATCTTTCGACGATTCAGTACTTTATGGGAGATGGCTTGGATCGGCTTATGGAGGTAATCAGAAGGAATGTGACGGAAGTGATGCAGCGATATAGCCTTAAGCAGCAGCTCTCTCTGGCTGATGCAGAGACTTTGTTCTGGTCAATTCAGATGGCGTTGAATAACGATGAGCAAAGCCCCACAAAGAACATCGCAAAATATACTCTTCCGCAGGAAGTGAATCGAAACGACGTACTCGGACAGATGCACGATGAAACACTCGACGTTCTGGAGAGTGCGGAATTGATCGACGTTTGTTTATCAAACGTGACAAATGGATTCTCGCTGATCGTCGACAAGCTGGCAGAGTACTATGCTGAAGCGGAACCGTCTCAAACGATTCCTTCCACGTCGAAGTCTGCCCTGAATGTGGACAGTCTGTCAAATatcaacaatatcaaaatttcgCTTGCGAAGCTGATTCCCATTGTTAATGGATTAACGTCGAAGGCGCTCGGCAGTCTCGTTGGGGGAGGGCCGTCGGGTGCATCTAACGGGTTGAATGGGCTGGAGGTCAGACGTAACGACATGATGTCGTCGCTGGTGGCACGCTTTATGCAGTCGGAGAAGCTTAAAACACTCGGCGTCAACGTGTACGAAACCTTCTGTCAGTAG